The Horticoccus luteus DNA window TTTCCTCCCCGCGCTGCAACGCGGCGAAACGTTCACCTCGATCCTCGTGCGCACGGAGGGCGATCCCGCGGGCTTCGCCGCGTCGGTTCGCGCCGCGCTGCACGAAGTGGACGCCGACCAGCCACTGATCGGCGGCCAGCCGTTCGCGCAACTGATCGCGCGCACCTTCGCGGCCCGCCGTCTCGTCATGCTGCTGCTCGGCGCCTTCGCCGGGCTCGCGCTCATTCTCGCCGGCCTCGGCGTTTACAGCGTGATGGCCTATGTCGTCACCCAGCGGACAAATGAAATCGGCATCCGCATGGCGCTGGGCGCGACTCCTGGCGGCGTGCAGCGCCTCGTGCTCAAGCAGGGTTTGAGGCTCGTGGCGCTCGGCGTGTGCCTCGGGCTCAGCGGTGCACTCCTGCTCACCCAGTTCATGGCCAAAGTGCTGTTCGCTGTGCAGGCCGCCGATCCTCTGATTTACGCCGCCGCCGCCGCCTTCCTCGCCGTCGTGGCCGCTCTCGCGTGCTATTTCCCCGCCCGCCGCGCCACCCGCGTCGACCCGCTGATCGCCCTCCGCGCCGAATAATTTTCCGACCGGTCCAACCTGTTCGCTTAACTCTTCCTCATGCTTTCCGATCTCCGTTACGCGTTGCGCGCGCTTGCCAAATCCCCCGGTTTTGCCGCCGTCGCCATTCTCACCCTCGCGCTCGGCATCGGCGCGTGCACCGCGATTTTCTCCGTCGTCAACAGCGTGCTGCTGCGGCCGCTCGCCTACGATGAGTCGGACCAGCTTGTCATCGTCCGCGAGACCGCGCTCCCGCAGTTTCCCGAATTCTCCGTTGCCCCGGGCAACTACTACGCGTGGCTCGCGCAGGCGCAAAGCTTCGAAAATCTCGCGGCGTTCCGCAGCGCGCCCTATAACCTCACCGGCCGCGGCGAACCTCAGCGGCTCGCTGCCAAACGCGTCACCGCAAACTACCTCGCCACGCTGCGCGTCCACCTAGCCCTCGGCCGCGACTTCACCGCCGAGGAGGATGCTCCCGGCGCCAAGGCCGATGTCGCCCTCCTCACGTGGGGCTTGTGGCAGCGGCTGTTCGGCGGCCGACCCGACGCCCTCGGTGCCACGCTTCAACTCGACGGCACGCCGTTCACCATCATCGGCATCCTCCCGCAGGATTTCCAAGCCGACTCGAAAACCGAGCTGCTTACGCCGGCGGCGCTTCCCACTGACGAACGCGAGCAGCACGGCGGCCACTACCTCAGCGTGGTCGGCCGGTTGAAACCCGGGACCACCGTCGATCAAGCGCGGGCCGATCTCACTCTCATCGCGCACCGGCTCGAACAGCAATTTCCCGACACGAACAAGAACTGGGGCGTCAAACTCGCGCCGATGCTCGACTACGCCGTGGCCGACATCCGCCCGGTGCTCTTCGCGCTGCTCGGCGCGGTCGGTTTCCTCCTGCTCATCGCGTGCGCGAATGTCGCCAACCTTCTCCTCACCCGCGCCACCGCCCGGGCGAAGGAAATTTCCATTCGTGCCGCTCTCGGCGCCGGCCGCGGTCGCATCGTGCGCCAGCTGCTCGTCGAAAGCATTGTCCTCGCCGCCCTCGGCGCCGCGCTCGGCCTCCTGATCGCGCAGTGGGGGATGAGCGCGCTCCTGGCTTTCGCGCCCGACTCTCTTCCACGCGTGCACGAGATCGCGCTCGACGGACGCGCCCTCGGCTTTACTTGCGCGCTCGCGCTCCTCACCGGCCTCGGTTTCGGCCTCGTGCCCGCGCTCCAGGCGTCGCGCGTCAATCTCACCGAAACGCTCAAAGACGCCGGCCGCGGTTCCAGCGAAGGCCGGCACCGTCAGCGCCTCCGCAGTTCACTCGTCGTCGCCGAAGTCGCCATCGCGCTCGTGTTGCTCGTCGGCGCCGGCCTGCTCATCCGCAGCTTCGCCCGCCTCCAAAACGTCGACCCCGGTTTTCAACCGCACAACGGCTGGACGATCAACCTCTCGCTCCCGCCCAAGAAATACGCCACGCCCGCGCAACAAGCTGCATTCGCCCAGCAGGCCGTCGACGCGCTCGCGGCCATTCCCGGCGTGCAGTCCGTCGGCGCGTCGCACGTCGTGCCGTTCACCGGCAGCGACTACATTCTCAGTTACACGATCGCCGGTCGCCCCGTGGATCCGAACTCCAGCGCGAACTACTACGCGACCACGCCCGGCTACTTCAAGGCGATGGGCATTCCGCTCCTGCGCGGACGGTTTTTCAACGCCCACGACGACGCCACCGCGCCGCATGTTGCGATCATCAACGAATCCTTCGCGAAAAAAATCTTCGCCGGCGAAGACCCTTTGGGTAAGCGCCTCAACATCACCAACGGCCCGGAAACGTGGCGCGAGATCGTCGGCATCGTGGGCGACGTGAAGCACTACGGGCTCGACCGCGCCTCGCCGCTGCAGACCTACGAGCCGTTCGCGCAGCAACCGTTGCCGTTTCTCACGTTCGTGGTGCGCACGAGCGGCCCCATCCCCGGCCTGCCGGCGGCGATCCGCAACGCGATCTATTCCGTCGACAAGGAACAGCCCGTCGCCCGCATCCGTGCGCTCGACCAACTACTCGCGGAGTCCGTCGCGCGCCGGCGCTTCACGATGTTTCTCTTCGCCGTCTTCTCCGCTGTCGCGCTCCTGCTCGCGATGATCGGCATCTACGGCGTGATGGCTTACACCGTCACGCAACGCACCGGTGAGATCGGCATTCGGATGGCGCTCGGCGCGCAGCCGGGCGACGTCCTTCGCCTCGTCCTCGCGCAAGGAGGCCGGCTCGTCGCGCTCGGCCTCGCCGCCGGTCTTGTCGGCTCGCTGCTGCTGACGCATTTCCTCGCCTCGATGCTCTTCGGCGTGTCCGCGCACGACCCGCTGACGTTTGCCGTCATCGCCACCACGATCGCCGCGATCGCCGCCCTCGCCTGCTGGATTCCCGCCCGGCGCGCCACTCGCGTAGACCCGCTGATCGCTCTCCGCGCGGATTAACTCACCGGCCGATTACGACTCGGGCCGGGTATGCGCCGGCCGTGCAAACACGCTCAACCAGCTGCGCCGGTGCGCACTCGTTCACCCGGCACGTCTGGCCCCGCTCAACCTCCCCCAGCCAGTCGTCGCGCCTGCTGCATTATTTCAACGCGAGATACGGCTCGATCGGCCGAAAACCCGCGACGGCGCACACGCGGTCCCGCTCGCTTTCGCTGGCAAACAGATACACCGCGTAACCGCCAAAACCGCCGCCGCAATACTTCCACGCGAGCGGCTGCACGCCATCCGGCAGAATTCCCGCCGGCCCGTCGGCCTCGCCAGGCAATGGCGCCATGCCCTCGGCGCGCTGCACCGCACTCGATTGCCGCACCGCCGCGGCCAGCAGCGCCAGATCGCTGCGCCACACCGCGTCCCTCGCCGTCGCGCCCGCCCGCGCAATCGCGGCATAGTCGCGCTCGTTCTTGCAGATGCCCGGCGTGTCGTGCGGAGCGCCCGTCCAATACAGCGCCATCCTCCCGCGAAGAAATTCACCGTTGTGCTTCAACTCGAGCACCGGCCGCGGCCCGCTGCGCCACACGCACAAGCCGCTTTCCGCGATGATCACCGGGTCCTGCCAACCCACACCGAGATCGAGTTCCGCGTTCACGCCATCGCGGCCATTAAGCAGCGCCCACGCGCCGCTGCCTCCGAGACCGGCGTTGCGTTCGTAAGGCCAGTCGCGCAACGACACTGTCGGCGAAATCGCGCAATTCACCACAAACGCGCCGTCTCGCGCGTAACGCGGCACATCCAGCCAGCCGCCGGCGAAGTCCACCCGCAGCGGTGCCGCCTCGGGCGCTCGGATGAAGCGCACAATCTGCGTCGTCGAAATCGGCGTGAACTGCGGCGGCGTCTTCGGCAGCACCACGTAACGCGCGCCCACTTCCGCGCACAGCGCTTTCTTCAACGGCGTGTATTTGTCGTCTTCCGTGACCGCGAGAATGTCGGGCCGCAGACGCAAAAAATCCGCGCGGAAATCGATCCCTTCTTCCGTGCCCGTGCCGACCACCACATCGTCCACCATGCGCAGCCCCGCGAGCAACGCCTGCTTGTGTTCGTCCGGCAGCGAGCTGCGCCGGTGCTTGTGCAGCCACAGCACGTCGGTCGACGCGAACGACACCGTGAGGTGGTCCCCCAACGCGCGTGCCTCGCGGAAAAACTGCAGGTGCCCGGCGTGCACAATGTCGTAACAACCTGAAACAAATACGCGGATCATCGCCCGCAGCGCACCGACAGAACCCGCCGCCGTCAAACACACTCCGCTCCGCAACTCAGCGCCGGCCACCGCGCCGCCGATCGGCGTCCCGATTCCGGGAATCATTCGTTCCACCGGCGGAAATTTGCCGCAGCCCCGGCCGGGTCCCGAATATTTTAAGCTTCTGATGCCGAGTAACCTAAAGCTCCGCGCTCGCGCTGGCACGCGCTTTGCAAAGAGTCACGCGCACGATGATTCAACTCCGCCACATCGATCGCGTTTATCCGCTCAAAGGCGGACCCTTCTACGCGCTGCGCCACATCGACCTTGCGATCAATGAGGGCGATTTCCTCTCGATCATGGGCCCGTCCGGATCCGGCAAGTCCACGCTCCTGCACCTCCTCGGCCTCCACGACAACGCTTGGACGGGCGAATATCACTTCGACGGCGTGGCCGTGCACGCGCTCGACAAAAAGAAGCGCTTCGAACTCCAAAAAAAGAACATCGGCTTCGTCTTTCAAAGCTACCACCTCCTCGACGATCTCACCGTTTACGAGAATCTCGAAATTCCTCTTTCGTATCGCGACATGCCGAAGAAAGAGCGCGAGAGCATCGTGTGCGACGCGCTGGACCGTTTTCACATCGTCGGCAAACGCGACCTTTATCCCAGCCAGCTCTCGGGCGGTCAGCAGCAACTCGTGGGCATCGCTCGCGCCCTCGTCGCCCGTCCGCGCCTGATTCTCGCCGACGAACCCACCGGCAATCTGCACTCCGATCAAGGTCGCGAAATCATGGAGCTCTTCCGCCGCCTCAATCAGGAGGAAGGTGTGACGATCGTGCAGGTGACGCACTCCAACGAAAACGCCACCTACGGCACGCGCGTCGTGCGGCTCGCCGACGGCGTCATCGTCCCCTGAACCTGTGGCCCCGCCCAGCCAGCTTTGTGTTGTGTGTGTTGTGTCGCTCCTCGCCGTGAAGCCGGTGTGCGGGTCCGCTGAACCGGCGCCCGGCTCCGCGCGCGAGGGCAAATTTTTCCGACTCTCCCCGCGTCTTACTTCGCCGGCCGCCGGCACCTTCCTTTCTTTGCAATGTTGACCGCCCGCACCGCGCTTCTCGTTTTCGTCGCCACCTTCACGTTCGCCGCCGCCTCGCCGGCGCAATCGCCGGCACCCGCCGCGCCCGCCGGTTCCACGCTTACCCTTCAGCAGGCGATCGCGCAGGCATTGCGCCAAAACCGCACCATCAAGGTCCAGGCCTACGATCCCGCCATCTCGCGCGCCAACGTGCTCACCGCCTACGGCCGCTTCGATCCCGCGCTCACTTTTCGCCGCTCCTACAGCGAGGATAACGTCCCGTTCTCCGCCAACCCCGTCGTGAATCAGTTGACGAAAACCGATGACTACAGCCTCACGCTCGACGGCCTCTCGCCCATCGGCACGCAATACAGTCTTGGAGCCAGCGCGGAAAACCTGCGCGGCACGTTCAACGGCTTCGCGGATAACTACGTCACGTTCGGCGGACTCACCGTCACGCAACCCTTGCTGCGCGGCTTTGGATTCGGCGCGAATCTCTACGATCTGCGCGTCGCCCGCGCCGACCGCGGCATCGCCGATTGGACTTTTCGTCAGACCGTCATCGATACGATC harbors:
- a CDS encoding ABC transporter permease, which translates into the protein MLSDLRYALRALAKSPGFAAVAILTLALGIGACTAIFSVVNSVLLRPLAYDESDQLVIVRETALPQFPEFSVAPGNYYAWLAQAQSFENLAAFRSAPYNLTGRGEPQRLAAKRVTANYLATLRVHLALGRDFTAEEDAPGAKADVALLTWGLWQRLFGGRPDALGATLQLDGTPFTIIGILPQDFQADSKTELLTPAALPTDEREQHGGHYLSVVGRLKPGTTVDQARADLTLIAHRLEQQFPDTNKNWGVKLAPMLDYAVADIRPVLFALLGAVGFLLLIACANVANLLLTRATARAKEISIRAALGAGRGRIVRQLLVESIVLAALGAALGLLIAQWGMSALLAFAPDSLPRVHEIALDGRALGFTCALALLTGLGFGLVPALQASRVNLTETLKDAGRGSSEGRHRQRLRSSLVVAEVAIALVLLVGAGLLIRSFARLQNVDPGFQPHNGWTINLSLPPKKYATPAQQAAFAQQAVDALAAIPGVQSVGASHVVPFTGSDYILSYTIAGRPVDPNSSANYYATTPGYFKAMGIPLLRGRFFNAHDDATAPHVAIINESFAKKIFAGEDPLGKRLNITNGPETWREIVGIVGDVKHYGLDRASPLQTYEPFAQQPLPFLTFVVRTSGPIPGLPAAIRNAIYSVDKEQPVARIRALDQLLAESVARRRFTMFLFAVFSAVALLLAMIGIYGVMAYTVTQRTGEIGIRMALGAQPGDVLRLVLAQGGRLVALGLAAGLVGSLLLTHFLASMLFGVSAHDPLTFAVIATTIAAIAALACWIPARRATRVDPLIALRAD
- a CDS encoding adenylyltransferase/cytidyltransferase family protein — its product is MIPGIGTPIGGAVAGAELRSGVCLTAAGSVGALRAMIRVFVSGCYDIVHAGHLQFFREARALGDHLTVSFASTDVLWLHKHRRSSLPDEHKQALLAGLRMVDDVVVGTGTEEGIDFRADFLRLRPDILAVTEDDKYTPLKKALCAEVGARYVVLPKTPPQFTPISTTQIVRFIRAPEAAPLRVDFAGGWLDVPRYARDGAFVVNCAISPTVSLRDWPYERNAGLGGSGAWALLNGRDGVNAELDLGVGWQDPVIIAESGLCVWRSGPRPVLELKHNGEFLRGRMALYWTGAPHDTPGICKNERDYAAIARAGATARDAVWRSDLALLAAAVRQSSAVQRAEGMAPLPGEADGPAGILPDGVQPLAWKYCGGGFGGYAVYLFASESERDRVCAVAGFRPIEPYLALK
- a CDS encoding ABC transporter ATP-binding protein — protein: MIQLRHIDRVYPLKGGPFYALRHIDLAINEGDFLSIMGPSGSGKSTLLHLLGLHDNAWTGEYHFDGVAVHALDKKKRFELQKKNIGFVFQSYHLLDDLTVYENLEIPLSYRDMPKKERESIVCDALDRFHIVGKRDLYPSQLSGGQQQLVGIARALVARPRLILADEPTGNLHSDQGREIMELFRRLNQEEGVTIVQVTHSNENATYGTRVVRLADGVIVP